Proteins encoded in a region of the Canis lupus familiaris isolate Mischka breed German Shepherd chromosome 1, alternate assembly UU_Cfam_GSD_1.0, whole genome shotgun sequence genome:
- the ZNF599 gene encoding zinc finger protein 599 isoform X2, producing MWDSIPGPQDHDLSQVPPALVSFKDVAVTFTGEEWRHLDLAQRTLYREVMLETCGLLVSLGHPVPKPELIYLLEHGQELWSVNRGLSKSTHTDQVMVGETPARGMQPTHNLICYIPLLCHILFFRSISRACSILPEGIITGCKHHEERVTAQGDLQEHEQGLGKDPVIDARNNLYKCRECGKRFSKNWALVRHQQIHAGVKPYKCSECGKACRYMADFIRHMRLHTGEKPYKCIECEKAFKRRSHLTEHQRIHTGDKPYECKECGKTFTHRSSFNQHNMTHTREKPFLCKECGKAFYYSSSFAQHMRIHTGKKLYECSECGKAFTHRSTFIQHNMTHTGEKPFLCKECGKAFCLSSSFTQHMRIHTGEKPYECNDCGKAFTHRSTFIRHKRTHTGEKPFECKECGKAFCDSSSLIQHLRIHTGERPYKCSECGKAFTHHSVFIRHNRTHSGEKPLECKQCAKAFYYSSSFTRHMRIHTGEKPYVCRECGKAFTQPANFVRHNRIHTGEKPYECKDCKKAFCDNFALTQHMRTHTGEKPFECGECGKTFSHSSSFTHHRKIHTRV from the exons atgtgggattccatcccaggacctcaggaccacgacctgagccaggtgccccca GCATTGGTATCATTTAAAGATGTGGCTGTGACCTTCACTGGGGAGGAATGGAGACATCTGGACCTGGCCCAGAGGACCTTATACCGGGAGGTGATGCTGGAGACTTGTGGGCTCCTGGTCTCACTGG GGCATCCTGTTCCCAAACCAGAGCTGATCTACCTACTGGAGCATGGGCAAGAACTGTGGTCAGTGAACAGAGGCCTCTCCAAAAGCACCCATAcag ATCAAGTGATGGTGGGAGAGACTCCAGCGAGAGGGATGCAACCAACACACAACCTCATCTGTTACATTCCACTGCTTTGCCATATCCTATTCTTTAGAAGCATATCAAGAGCCTGCAGCATTCTGCCAGAGGGCATCATAACAGGGTGTAAGCACCATGAG GAGCGAGTCACTGCACAAGGTGATCTACAAGAACATGAACAAGGACTAGGAAAAGACCCTGTGATAGATGCAAGGAATAACTTGTATAAATGCAGAGAATGTGGGAAAAGATTTAGCAAGAATTGGGCCCTCGTTCGTCATCAACAGATTCATGCTGGAGTCAAGCCTTAtaaatgcagtgaatgtgggaaagcctgtCGTTATATGGCAGACTTCATTCGACATATGAGGTTGCATACTGGGGAAAAACCATACAAGTGTATTGAGTGTGAGAAGGCCTTCAAACGCAGGTCTCACCTCACAGAGCACCAGCGCATTCACACTGGAGATAAGCCCTATGAGTGCAAAGAATGTGGTAAAACTTTTACCCACCGCTCCTCTTTTAACCAGCATAATATGACTCACACTAGGGAAAAGCCTTTTTTGTGCaaagaatgtgggaaagcttttTACTACAGCTCTTCCTTTGCTCAACACATGAGGATTCACACGGGAAAGAAACTCtatgagtgcagtgaatgtgggaaggcctttacTCACCGCTCCACTTTTATCCAGCATAATATGacccacacaggagagaaaccctttTTGTGCAAAGAATGTGGAAAAGCTTTTTGCCTCAGCTCATCCTTCACTCAACACATGAggattcacactggagagaaaccctatgagtgCAATGACTGTGGAAAGGCCTTCACTCATCGCTCTACTTTTATCCGGCACAAGAGGactcatactggagagaaaccctttgagtgcaaggaatgtgggaaagccttttgTGACAGCTCTTCCTTAATTCAGCACCTGAGAATTCACACTGGTGAGAGGCCCTATaagtgcagtgaatgtggaaaagcctttacACACCACTCTGTTTTTATCCGACATAATAGGACCCACAGTGGAGAAAAACCTTTGGAGTGTAAACAATGTGCAAAAGCCTTCTACTACAGCTCTTCCTTTACTCGACACATGAGGATTCACACTGGCGAGAAGCCCTATGTATGCAGAGAATGTGGAAAGGCCTTTACCCAGCCTGCAAATTTTGTTCGTCATAATAGGatccacactggagaaaaaccatatgaatGCAAAGACTGTAAGAAGGCTTTTTGTGACAACTTTGCCTTAACTCAACACATGAGAACTCACACTGGGGAGAAACCCTTTGAATGTGGTGAATGTGGAAAAACCTTTAGCCACAGTTCATCCTTCACTCACCATCGAAAAATTCACACCAGAGTTTAA
- the ZNF599 gene encoding zinc finger protein 599 isoform X4, translating to MWDSIPGPQDHDLSQVPPALVSFKDVAVTFTGEEWRHLDLAQRTLYREVMLETCGLLVSLGHPVPKPELIYLLEHGQELWSVNRGLSKSTHTGEKAKPETTELTASQLAFTEEAPFEEQVTQGVARDSRLGQARDQEKLSEMQEGSLRTGTDPHKETCTRKLARKHDDLETDDRLCLTVLQERVTAQGDLQEHEQGLGKDPVIDARNNLYKCRECGKRFSKNWALVRHQQIHAGVKPYKCSECGKACRYMADFIRHMRLHTGEKPYKCIECEKAFKRRSHLTEHQRIHTGDKPYECKECGKTFTHRSSFNQHNMTHTREKPFLCKECGKAFYYSSSFAQHMRIHTGKKLYECSECGKAFTHRSTFIQHNMTHTGEKPFLCKECGKAFCLSSSFTQHMRIHTGEKPYECNDCGKAFTHRSTFIRHKRTHTGEKPFECKECGKAFCDSSSLIQHLRIHTGERPYKCSECGKAFTHHSVFIRHNRTHSGEKPLECKQCAKAFYYSSSFTRHMRIHTGEKPYVCRECGKAFTQPANFVRHNRIHTGEKPYECKDCKKAFCDNFALTQHMRTHTGEKPFECGECGKTFSHSSSFTHHRKIHTRV from the exons atgtgggattccatcccaggacctcaggaccacgacctgagccaggtgccccca GCATTGGTATCATTTAAAGATGTGGCTGTGACCTTCACTGGGGAGGAATGGAGACATCTGGACCTGGCCCAGAGGACCTTATACCGGGAGGTGATGCTGGAGACTTGTGGGCTCCTGGTCTCACTGG GGCATCCTGTTCCCAAACCAGAGCTGATCTACCTACTGGAGCATGGGCAAGAACTGTGGTCAGTGAACAGAGGCCTCTCCAAAAGCACCCATAcag GTGAAAAAGCAAAACCTGAGACCACAGAGCTTACTGCTTCTCAGCTGGCCTTCACTGAGGAAGCCCCTTTTGAGGAACAAGTGACACAGGGAGTCGCAAGGGATTCCAGGTTGGGGCAAGCAAGGGATCAGGAAAAACTATCAGAAATGCAGGAAGGGAGCTTGAGGACAGGAACAGACCCCCACAAGGAGACATGCACTAGGAAATTGGCCCGTAAACATGATGATTTGGAAACAGATGATCGTTTGTGTTTAACGGTTTTACAGGAGCGAGTCACTGCACAAGGTGATCTACAAGAACATGAACAAGGACTAGGAAAAGACCCTGTGATAGATGCAAGGAATAACTTGTATAAATGCAGAGAATGTGGGAAAAGATTTAGCAAGAATTGGGCCCTCGTTCGTCATCAACAGATTCATGCTGGAGTCAAGCCTTAtaaatgcagtgaatgtgggaaagcctgtCGTTATATGGCAGACTTCATTCGACATATGAGGTTGCATACTGGGGAAAAACCATACAAGTGTATTGAGTGTGAGAAGGCCTTCAAACGCAGGTCTCACCTCACAGAGCACCAGCGCATTCACACTGGAGATAAGCCCTATGAGTGCAAAGAATGTGGTAAAACTTTTACCCACCGCTCCTCTTTTAACCAGCATAATATGACTCACACTAGGGAAAAGCCTTTTTTGTGCaaagaatgtgggaaagcttttTACTACAGCTCTTCCTTTGCTCAACACATGAGGATTCACACGGGAAAGAAACTCtatgagtgcagtgaatgtgggaaggcctttacTCACCGCTCCACTTTTATCCAGCATAATATGacccacacaggagagaaaccctttTTGTGCAAAGAATGTGGAAAAGCTTTTTGCCTCAGCTCATCCTTCACTCAACACATGAggattcacactggagagaaaccctatgagtgCAATGACTGTGGAAAGGCCTTCACTCATCGCTCTACTTTTATCCGGCACAAGAGGactcatactggagagaaaccctttgagtgcaaggaatgtgggaaagccttttgTGACAGCTCTTCCTTAATTCAGCACCTGAGAATTCACACTGGTGAGAGGCCCTATaagtgcagtgaatgtggaaaagcctttacACACCACTCTGTTTTTATCCGACATAATAGGACCCACAGTGGAGAAAAACCTTTGGAGTGTAAACAATGTGCAAAAGCCTTCTACTACAGCTCTTCCTTTACTCGACACATGAGGATTCACACTGGCGAGAAGCCCTATGTATGCAGAGAATGTGGAAAGGCCTTTACCCAGCCTGCAAATTTTGTTCGTCATAATAGGatccacactggagaaaaaccatatgaatGCAAAGACTGTAAGAAGGCTTTTTGTGACAACTTTGCCTTAACTCAACACATGAGAACTCACACTGGGGAGAAACCCTTTGAATGTGGTGAATGTGGAAAAACCTTTAGCCACAGTTCATCCTTCACTCACCATCGAAAAATTCACACCAGAGTTTAA
- the ZNF599 gene encoding zinc finger protein 599 isoform X1, with the protein MAAPALVSFKDVAVTFTGEEWRHLDLAQRTLYREVMLETCGLLVSLGHPVPKPELIYLLEHGQELWSVNRGLSKSTHTGEKAKPETTELTASQLAFTEEAPFEEQVTQGVARDSRLGQARDQEKLSEMQEGSLRTGTDPHKETCTRKLARKHDDLETDDRLCLTVLQERVTAQGDLQEHEQGLGKDPVIDARNNLYKCRECGKRFSKNWALVRHQQIHAGVKPYKCSECGKACRYMADFIRHMRLHTGEKPYKCIECEKAFKRRSHLTEHQRIHTGDKPYECKECGKTFTHRSSFNQHNMTHTREKPFLCKECGKAFYYSSSFAQHMRIHTGKKLYECSECGKAFTHRSTFIQHNMTHTGEKPFLCKECGKAFCLSSSFTQHMRIHTGEKPYECNDCGKAFTHRSTFIRHKRTHTGEKPFECKECGKAFCDSSSLIQHLRIHTGERPYKCSECGKAFTHHSVFIRHNRTHSGEKPLECKQCAKAFYYSSSFTRHMRIHTGEKPYVCRECGKAFTQPANFVRHNRIHTGEKPYECKDCKKAFCDNFALTQHMRTHTGEKPFECGECGKTFSHSSSFTHHRKIHTRV; encoded by the exons ATGGCGGCGCCG GCATTGGTATCATTTAAAGATGTGGCTGTGACCTTCACTGGGGAGGAATGGAGACATCTGGACCTGGCCCAGAGGACCTTATACCGGGAGGTGATGCTGGAGACTTGTGGGCTCCTGGTCTCACTGG GGCATCCTGTTCCCAAACCAGAGCTGATCTACCTACTGGAGCATGGGCAAGAACTGTGGTCAGTGAACAGAGGCCTCTCCAAAAGCACCCATAcag GTGAAAAAGCAAAACCTGAGACCACAGAGCTTACTGCTTCTCAGCTGGCCTTCACTGAGGAAGCCCCTTTTGAGGAACAAGTGACACAGGGAGTCGCAAGGGATTCCAGGTTGGGGCAAGCAAGGGATCAGGAAAAACTATCAGAAATGCAGGAAGGGAGCTTGAGGACAGGAACAGACCCCCACAAGGAGACATGCACTAGGAAATTGGCCCGTAAACATGATGATTTGGAAACAGATGATCGTTTGTGTTTAACGGTTTTACAGGAGCGAGTCACTGCACAAGGTGATCTACAAGAACATGAACAAGGACTAGGAAAAGACCCTGTGATAGATGCAAGGAATAACTTGTATAAATGCAGAGAATGTGGGAAAAGATTTAGCAAGAATTGGGCCCTCGTTCGTCATCAACAGATTCATGCTGGAGTCAAGCCTTAtaaatgcagtgaatgtgggaaagcctgtCGTTATATGGCAGACTTCATTCGACATATGAGGTTGCATACTGGGGAAAAACCATACAAGTGTATTGAGTGTGAGAAGGCCTTCAAACGCAGGTCTCACCTCACAGAGCACCAGCGCATTCACACTGGAGATAAGCCCTATGAGTGCAAAGAATGTGGTAAAACTTTTACCCACCGCTCCTCTTTTAACCAGCATAATATGACTCACACTAGGGAAAAGCCTTTTTTGTGCaaagaatgtgggaaagcttttTACTACAGCTCTTCCTTTGCTCAACACATGAGGATTCACACGGGAAAGAAACTCtatgagtgcagtgaatgtgggaaggcctttacTCACCGCTCCACTTTTATCCAGCATAATATGacccacacaggagagaaaccctttTTGTGCAAAGAATGTGGAAAAGCTTTTTGCCTCAGCTCATCCTTCACTCAACACATGAggattcacactggagagaaaccctatgagtgCAATGACTGTGGAAAGGCCTTCACTCATCGCTCTACTTTTATCCGGCACAAGAGGactcatactggagagaaaccctttgagtgcaaggaatgtgggaaagccttttgTGACAGCTCTTCCTTAATTCAGCACCTGAGAATTCACACTGGTGAGAGGCCCTATaagtgcagtgaatgtggaaaagcctttacACACCACTCTGTTTTTATCCGACATAATAGGACCCACAGTGGAGAAAAACCTTTGGAGTGTAAACAATGTGCAAAAGCCTTCTACTACAGCTCTTCCTTTACTCGACACATGAGGATTCACACTGGCGAGAAGCCCTATGTATGCAGAGAATGTGGAAAGGCCTTTACCCAGCCTGCAAATTTTGTTCGTCATAATAGGatccacactggagaaaaaccatatgaatGCAAAGACTGTAAGAAGGCTTTTTGTGACAACTTTGCCTTAACTCAACACATGAGAACTCACACTGGGGAGAAACCCTTTGAATGTGGTGAATGTGGAAAAACCTTTAGCCACAGTTCATCCTTCACTCACCATCGAAAAATTCACACCAGAGTTTAA
- the ZNF599 gene encoding zinc finger protein 599 isoform X3: MLETCGLLVSLGHPVPKPELIYLLEHGQELWSVNRGLSKSTHTGEKAKPETTELTASQLAFTEEAPFEEQVTQGVARDSRLGQARDQEKLSEMQEGSLRTGTDPHKETCTRKLARKHDDLETDDRLCLTVLQERVTAQGDLQEHEQGLGKDPVIDARNNLYKCRECGKRFSKNWALVRHQQIHAGVKPYKCSECGKACRYMADFIRHMRLHTGEKPYKCIECEKAFKRRSHLTEHQRIHTGDKPYECKECGKTFTHRSSFNQHNMTHTREKPFLCKECGKAFYYSSSFAQHMRIHTGKKLYECSECGKAFTHRSTFIQHNMTHTGEKPFLCKECGKAFCLSSSFTQHMRIHTGEKPYECNDCGKAFTHRSTFIRHKRTHTGEKPFECKECGKAFCDSSSLIQHLRIHTGERPYKCSECGKAFTHHSVFIRHNRTHSGEKPLECKQCAKAFYYSSSFTRHMRIHTGEKPYVCRECGKAFTQPANFVRHNRIHTGEKPYECKDCKKAFCDNFALTQHMRTHTGEKPFECGECGKTFSHSSSFTHHRKIHTRV; the protein is encoded by the exons ATGCTGGAGACTTGTGGGCTCCTGGTCTCACTGG GGCATCCTGTTCCCAAACCAGAGCTGATCTACCTACTGGAGCATGGGCAAGAACTGTGGTCAGTGAACAGAGGCCTCTCCAAAAGCACCCATAcag GTGAAAAAGCAAAACCTGAGACCACAGAGCTTACTGCTTCTCAGCTGGCCTTCACTGAGGAAGCCCCTTTTGAGGAACAAGTGACACAGGGAGTCGCAAGGGATTCCAGGTTGGGGCAAGCAAGGGATCAGGAAAAACTATCAGAAATGCAGGAAGGGAGCTTGAGGACAGGAACAGACCCCCACAAGGAGACATGCACTAGGAAATTGGCCCGTAAACATGATGATTTGGAAACAGATGATCGTTTGTGTTTAACGGTTTTACAGGAGCGAGTCACTGCACAAGGTGATCTACAAGAACATGAACAAGGACTAGGAAAAGACCCTGTGATAGATGCAAGGAATAACTTGTATAAATGCAGAGAATGTGGGAAAAGATTTAGCAAGAATTGGGCCCTCGTTCGTCATCAACAGATTCATGCTGGAGTCAAGCCTTAtaaatgcagtgaatgtgggaaagcctgtCGTTATATGGCAGACTTCATTCGACATATGAGGTTGCATACTGGGGAAAAACCATACAAGTGTATTGAGTGTGAGAAGGCCTTCAAACGCAGGTCTCACCTCACAGAGCACCAGCGCATTCACACTGGAGATAAGCCCTATGAGTGCAAAGAATGTGGTAAAACTTTTACCCACCGCTCCTCTTTTAACCAGCATAATATGACTCACACTAGGGAAAAGCCTTTTTTGTGCaaagaatgtgggaaagcttttTACTACAGCTCTTCCTTTGCTCAACACATGAGGATTCACACGGGAAAGAAACTCtatgagtgcagtgaatgtgggaaggcctttacTCACCGCTCCACTTTTATCCAGCATAATATGacccacacaggagagaaaccctttTTGTGCAAAGAATGTGGAAAAGCTTTTTGCCTCAGCTCATCCTTCACTCAACACATGAggattcacactggagagaaaccctatgagtgCAATGACTGTGGAAAGGCCTTCACTCATCGCTCTACTTTTATCCGGCACAAGAGGactcatactggagagaaaccctttgagtgcaaggaatgtgggaaagccttttgTGACAGCTCTTCCTTAATTCAGCACCTGAGAATTCACACTGGTGAGAGGCCCTATaagtgcagtgaatgtggaaaagcctttacACACCACTCTGTTTTTATCCGACATAATAGGACCCACAGTGGAGAAAAACCTTTGGAGTGTAAACAATGTGCAAAAGCCTTCTACTACAGCTCTTCCTTTACTCGACACATGAGGATTCACACTGGCGAGAAGCCCTATGTATGCAGAGAATGTGGAAAGGCCTTTACCCAGCCTGCAAATTTTGTTCGTCATAATAGGatccacactggagaaaaaccatatgaatGCAAAGACTGTAAGAAGGCTTTTTGTGACAACTTTGCCTTAACTCAACACATGAGAACTCACACTGGGGAGAAACCCTTTGAATGTGGTGAATGTGGAAAAACCTTTAGCCACAGTTCATCCTTCACTCACCATCGAAAAATTCACACCAGAGTTTAA